A genomic region of Corallococcus macrosporus contains the following coding sequences:
- a CDS encoding universal stress protein, translating to MAIVVGTDFSEHAQEGVRVAAALARKTGEPLSLVHVAEPGMLRRDWPAERGGAITDLEQRLEAEAAALRGEGLTVEPRVLMGMPDEVLVAHADQLQARMMVTAALGWRSEKRWRLGSVPARVAQAAHCPFLMVRLAAPFLEWCQGQRPLRVTVGDDFSRSAEVALRWLPELRRVGPVELTVAHVYNPATEYGRLGLYRADEGPAGIESVLTRDLRERLERIGEPRAELRLDLGYGSVVEPLGTLAQEAKADLLLLGTHQRRGLRRLRRGSVSLPSLQAAPVAAVACVPVAGPREAPVSMDIPSIRRVLVSTDFSPLANLAIPHALSLLPRGGELILTHVIESPLPVVYADFWPAVTLGDMGDEEEVRRELQALIPGDAERRGITVRVELLSGVHAAQTLCQAAERFGADIFCLGSHGRTGVRRAVLGSVAQEVVARSRRPVLVVKHLALP from the coding sequence ATGGCCATCGTCGTCGGAACCGATTTCTCGGAGCATGCCCAGGAAGGGGTCCGTGTCGCGGCCGCCCTCGCGAGGAAGACGGGCGAGCCGTTGTCGCTCGTGCACGTCGCGGAGCCCGGGATGCTCCGGCGTGACTGGCCGGCCGAGCGCGGCGGCGCCATCACCGACCTCGAACAGCGGCTGGAAGCCGAGGCCGCCGCGTTGCGCGGCGAGGGCCTGACCGTGGAGCCGCGGGTGCTCATGGGCATGCCGGACGAGGTGCTCGTCGCGCACGCGGACCAGCTCCAGGCGCGGATGATGGTCACGGCGGCGCTGGGCTGGCGCTCGGAGAAGCGCTGGCGGCTGGGCAGTGTTCCGGCGCGCGTCGCGCAGGCCGCGCACTGTCCGTTCCTCATGGTCCGCCTGGCCGCGCCCTTCCTCGAGTGGTGCCAGGGCCAGCGCCCCCTGCGGGTCACCGTGGGGGATGACTTCTCCCGGAGCGCGGAGGTCGCGCTGCGCTGGCTTCCGGAGCTGCGCCGGGTGGGGCCCGTCGAACTGACGGTCGCGCACGTCTACAACCCCGCCACGGAGTACGGCCGGCTCGGGCTGTACCGCGCGGACGAGGGGCCGGCGGGCATCGAGTCCGTCCTGACGCGCGACCTGCGCGAGCGCCTCGAGCGCATCGGCGAGCCCCGGGCGGAGCTCCGGCTGGACCTGGGCTATGGGAGCGTCGTGGAGCCGCTCGGCACGCTCGCGCAGGAGGCGAAGGCGGACCTGCTGCTCCTGGGAACCCACCAGCGCCGGGGGCTGCGGCGGCTGCGGCGGGGCTCGGTCTCGCTGCCCTCGCTCCAGGCCGCGCCGGTGGCGGCGGTCGCGTGCGTGCCGGTCGCGGGACCTCGGGAGGCCCCGGTGTCCATGGACATCCCGTCCATCCGGCGCGTGCTCGTCTCCACGGACTTCTCGCCGCTGGCGAACCTGGCCATCCCCCATGCCCTGTCGCTTTTGCCCCGGGGCGGGGAGCTCATCCTGACGCACGTCATCGAGTCCCCCCTCCCCGTCGTCTACGCGGACTTCTGGCCCGCGGTGACACTGGGCGACATGGGGGACGAGGAGGAGGTGCGCCGCGAGCTCCAGGCCCTGATTCCCGGCGACGCGGAGCGCCGGGGCATCACCGTCCGGGTGGAGCTGCTGTCGGGCGTCCACGCCGCGCAGACGCTCTGCCAGGCGGCGGAGCGGTTTGGCGCGGACATCTTCTGCCTGGGCTCGCACGGCCGGACGGGCGTGCGCCGCGCGGTGCTCGGGTCCGTGGCCCAGGAGGTGGTGGCCCGCAGCCGCCGGCCGGTGCTGGTGGTCAAACACCTCGCGCTGCCGTGA